In Streptomyces sp. NBC_00414, a single window of DNA contains:
- a CDS encoding DUF1015 domain-containing protein, producing MNTAGTADVPARMGLDLTPFRGLRYDPDRVGSLSAVTSPPYDVVVRPDGLQHLESADPHNIVRLILPQAPTPGIRNEQAADTLHRWVSEGVLRADAEPGLYVYEQRDDEGMFQRGVIGALRLSEPSEGVVLPHEDVMPHVVADRAALMRATSANLEPLLLTYRGDGTASGTTAVIERTAERPPLLSTTTEDGFSHRLWAVTDPADLAEVHTDLADRQALIADGHHRWATYLQIRGEHPSPSPWDYGLVLLVDTARHPLRVRAIHRLLHQLPVPEALAALDDSFRVRRIDEPLPAALSALSVAATEGNAFLLAGDGTFHLVDRPSPDLLARTIPPDPPEAWRTLDATVLHATLLDHIWKIPDIPEHIAYIHDTAATVAKAERDGGTAVLMHPVREEVVRDLASQGVTMPRKSTSFGPKPASGLVLRALAV from the coding sequence ATGAACACGGCAGGTACCGCGGACGTACCGGCACGCATGGGCCTTGACCTCACCCCGTTCCGGGGCCTGCGCTACGACCCCGACCGGGTCGGCAGCCTGTCCGCCGTCACATCACCGCCGTACGACGTGGTCGTACGGCCCGACGGCCTGCAGCATCTGGAATCGGCGGACCCGCACAACATCGTCCGTCTGATCCTGCCGCAGGCCCCCACCCCCGGCATCCGCAACGAACAGGCGGCGGACACCCTGCACCGCTGGGTCTCCGAGGGTGTCCTGAGAGCCGACGCCGAGCCTGGCCTGTACGTCTACGAGCAGCGGGACGACGAAGGCATGTTCCAGCGGGGCGTCATCGGCGCCCTGCGCCTGTCCGAGCCGTCCGAGGGCGTGGTTCTGCCGCACGAGGACGTCATGCCGCACGTCGTCGCGGACCGCGCGGCCCTCATGCGGGCCACCTCCGCGAACCTCGAACCTCTGCTGCTGACCTACCGGGGCGACGGCACGGCCTCCGGTACGACGGCCGTCATCGAACGCACCGCGGAGCGCCCGCCCCTGCTGTCCACCACCACGGAGGACGGCTTCAGCCATCGCCTGTGGGCCGTGACCGATCCGGCCGACCTCGCCGAGGTCCACACGGATCTGGCCGACCGCCAGGCACTCATCGCCGACGGCCACCACCGCTGGGCGACCTATCTGCAGATCCGCGGGGAGCACCCCTCACCCAGCCCCTGGGACTACGGCCTGGTGCTCCTGGTGGACACCGCACGCCATCCGCTCCGCGTCCGCGCGATCCACCGTCTCCTGCACCAGCTCCCGGTGCCCGAGGCCCTCGCGGCCCTGGACGACTCCTTCCGCGTACGCCGCATCGACGAACCCCTCCCCGCGGCCCTGTCGGCCCTCTCCGTAGCGGCCACCGAGGGAAACGCCTTCCTCCTTGCGGGCGACGGCACCTTCCACCTCGTCGACCGCCCCTCCCCCGACCTCCTCGCCCGTACGATCCCGCCGGACCCGCCGGAGGCCTGGCGGACCCTCGACGCGACGGTCCTGCACGCCACGCTGCTCGACCACATCTGGAAGATTCCGGACATTCCCGAGCACATCGCGTACATCCACGACACGGCCGCCACGGTCGCCAAGGCGGAGCGCGACGGCGGCACGGCCGTCCTGATGCACCCGGTCCGCGAGGAGGTCGTACGCGATCTGGCGAGCCAGGGCGTCACGATGCCCCGCAAGTCGACGTCCTTCGGCCCGAAGCCGGCGTCGGGCCTGGTGCTGCGCGCCCTCGCCGTCTGA